In Bremerella alba, one DNA window encodes the following:
- a CDS encoding DUF1559 domain-containing protein: MKRHSGFTLVELLVVIAIIGVLIALLLPAVQQAREAARRMQCSNNQKQLGLAFHNYHDTYQGFPLGPISVRDNGIQYALGWVPRIFPFIEQGTRLEAMKAIDPNYLTARSPYRNHDTDNPIFGAVPGITCPSSAIGELASDHSAGGNFPDAQQQGSLHYRANSGSFDVDLDTGSSDSSRYYSRSGIMYPGSKSKFRDITDGTTNTMLLGETSKSRQWTNAYMVTGWGGIKPWTFGFFDYGTSWLTIDHKTVNFPINYTGDFITSTTPYTSEHPGGAMFLMCDGSVSFLTETMPLSLLKRMATRSNGEVISED, encoded by the coding sequence ATGAAACGTCATTCCGGTTTTACGCTTGTTGAGCTCTTGGTTGTGATTGCCATTATTGGCGTTTTGATTGCTCTTCTGTTGCCGGCCGTTCAGCAGGCCCGCGAGGCGGCTCGCCGGATGCAGTGCAGCAATAACCAGAAGCAGCTCGGCCTTGCGTTTCACAACTATCACGACACGTATCAAGGCTTTCCGCTGGGGCCGATTTCTGTCAGAGACAACGGCATTCAGTATGCGTTGGGCTGGGTTCCACGTATTTTTCCATTCATCGAACAAGGCACGCGTTTGGAAGCGATGAAGGCGATCGATCCAAATTACTTGACCGCGCGTAGCCCTTACCGAAATCACGATACGGATAACCCCATCTTCGGTGCCGTGCCTGGGATTACGTGTCCTTCTTCGGCCATTGGCGAGCTCGCTTCCGATCACTCGGCCGGCGGAAACTTCCCCGATGCCCAGCAGCAAGGTTCGCTGCACTACCGAGCAAACTCAGGCTCGTTCGATGTCGATCTCGATACCGGCAGTAGTGATTCGAGTCGTTACTACAGCCGATCTGGCATTATGTATCCCGGCAGCAAATCGAAGTTCCGCGACATTACCGATGGCACGACCAACACCATGCTGCTGGGCGAAACCTCGAAGTCGCGCCAGTGGACTAATGCCTACATGGTGACCGGCTGGGGTGGCATTAAGCCCTGGACGTTTGGCTTCTTCGACTACGGAACATCGTGGCTGACGATCGACCATAAAACGGTCAACTTCCCGATCAACTACACTGGTGACTTCATTACCTCGACGACGCCTTACACGAGCGAACACCCAGGCGGGGCCATGTTCCTAATGTGCGACGGAAGCGTTAGTTTTCTGACCGAGACGATGCCGCTGAGCTTGCTCAAGAGAATGGCCACTCGCAGCAACGGCGAAGTGATCTCGGAAGACTAA
- a CDS encoding DUF4365 domain-containing protein, with amino-acid sequence MPLVENEIEAELSYAFLHAVASRVGCSCSITNRHVDGMGVDAILHVDDEFGDAPVCRFSVDVQLKATVKSLPHRNGSYSYSLKKPHYDKLRRVKIENAYILIVLQLPRDSSQWLKCSKTALTMKKCAHWVSLYGAPESTNDTEQTIYLPDSNLVTPDALRELLSRFAWRERIPYVV; translated from the coding sequence ATGCCGTTGGTAGAAAATGAAATTGAGGCTGAGCTGAGCTATGCCTTTCTGCATGCGGTAGCATCCCGTGTTGGATGCTCGTGCTCAATCACAAACCGGCATGTAGACGGTATGGGGGTGGATGCCATTCTTCATGTTGATGATGAGTTTGGTGATGCTCCGGTGTGCCGCTTCTCAGTTGATGTGCAACTGAAAGCTACAGTAAAGTCACTTCCTCATAGAAACGGAAGTTATTCTTATTCGCTCAAGAAGCCTCACTATGACAAGCTGCGGAGGGTTAAAATTGAGAACGCCTATATTCTGATTGTTTTGCAGCTTCCAAGAGACTCAAGTCAGTGGCTGAAGTGTTCAAAAACAGCTCTAACGATGAAGAAATGTGCACATTGGGTCAGTCTTTATGGCGCACCCGAAAGCACTAACGATACGGAACAAACAATTTACTTACCAGACTCAAACTTGGTAACTCCAGACGCATTACGGGAACTCCTTTCACGGTTTGCTTGGAGAGAGCGTATTCCCTATGTTGTTTGA
- a CDS encoding sigma-54-dependent Fis family transcriptional regulator — MNPTDHDPFQLLGEAIQENPRLATMLTQLWRQLDTAQNLAQLFEGICQALAKSFPSSSAQCLRQHSTGDWKVIASAGKVHAVSSGQAQQWMQADIATGEPAAFSLPLDNEPHRLLVMEGVQGLPMRSLQAIAQVTRFAVQRFIETLNKNDRSQRLKAMLTMVQRWHQTDDLVTLLSEMAECSTEFFGSERASIFLWDKPKRKLVGRPALGVEDGKLVVPDDKGVVGAVVQSGEPRRVDDMLGHEVNRDIDKALEFHTRSLLCVPLLDRKGKVFGAFELINKKDGNFTTKDEQGLVEVAVHAAAVLESSQQIADLVESRDRIAQAQASEIQLIGESPAMMQLRKNIDRIAATKLPVLVLGENGSGKEVVSRLIHYQSDRRSQPLVAVNCAALPDTLLESELFGHEKGAFTGAHETKAGKFELASGGTLFLDEIGDMSLPGQAKLLRVLENHVVTRLGGQSDIEIDVRVIAATNQDLPKLVNEKKFRQDLFYRLDVVSVTLPPLRDRGNDILILAQQFLDQFSRKAHREIPMFSTDAKDRLLAHPWPGNIRELRNTMERIAFLCDREIITSEVLPLETATGPQVHQVSAQLDLSAATDRFQADFISYHLQRTAGNMAQAAKNMGVHRSNLHRKMKQLGLLEEN, encoded by the coding sequence ATGAACCCAACTGATCACGATCCATTTCAACTGCTCGGCGAGGCCATTCAGGAGAACCCCCGACTGGCCACCATGCTGACGCAGCTCTGGCGGCAGCTCGACACGGCCCAAAACTTGGCGCAGCTGTTCGAGGGCATCTGTCAGGCCCTGGCCAAGTCGTTTCCCAGTTCTTCCGCTCAATGCTTGCGTCAGCATTCGACCGGCGATTGGAAGGTAATCGCTTCGGCTGGCAAAGTGCATGCTGTCTCTTCCGGCCAGGCTCAACAGTGGATGCAGGCCGACATCGCGACCGGTGAACCGGCCGCTTTTTCGTTGCCGCTCGACAACGAACCGCATCGTCTGTTGGTCATGGAAGGGGTGCAGGGTTTACCCATGCGGTCGCTTCAGGCCATCGCCCAGGTTACCCGGTTCGCGGTCCAGCGTTTCATTGAAACACTGAATAAGAACGATCGGTCGCAGCGTCTCAAGGCCATGCTGACCATGGTGCAGCGTTGGCATCAGACCGACGACCTCGTGACGCTGCTCAGCGAAATGGCCGAGTGTTCGACCGAGTTCTTCGGCAGCGAGCGGGCTAGTATCTTTCTGTGGGATAAGCCCAAGCGGAAGCTCGTCGGTCGTCCGGCCTTGGGCGTGGAAGATGGCAAGCTGGTCGTGCCGGACGACAAAGGTGTCGTCGGCGCGGTGGTGCAATCGGGCGAGCCGCGGCGCGTCGACGATATGCTCGGCCACGAGGTCAATCGCGATATCGATAAGGCGCTCGAGTTCCATACCCGCAGCTTGTTGTGTGTTCCGCTTTTAGACCGCAAAGGGAAAGTCTTCGGGGCGTTCGAGCTGATCAACAAAAAGGACGGCAATTTCACCACCAAGGACGAGCAGGGGCTGGTCGAAGTGGCCGTGCATGCGGCGGCCGTGTTGGAAAGCTCGCAGCAAATTGCCGACCTGGTCGAAAGCCGCGATCGCATCGCCCAGGCCCAAGCCTCCGAGATCCAGCTCATCGGCGAGTCGCCAGCGATGATGCAGCTACGCAAGAACATCGACCGCATCGCCGCCACCAAGCTGCCGGTGTTGGTGCTGGGCGAGAATGGTAGCGGTAAGGAAGTCGTCAGCCGTTTGATCCATTATCAAAGCGACCGTCGCAGCCAACCGTTGGTCGCCGTGAACTGCGCCGCGCTGCCGGACACGCTGTTGGAAAGCGAGTTGTTTGGTCACGAGAAAGGAGCCTTCACCGGGGCTCACGAAACCAAGGCCGGTAAGTTTGAACTAGCTTCCGGCGGTACGCTTTTCCTGGACGAGATCGGCGACATGAGCCTGCCTGGCCAGGCCAAGCTGCTGCGAGTGCTCGAGAACCACGTCGTCACGCGGCTGGGTGGGCAGTCTGATATCGAGATCGACGTCCGCGTGATCGCGGCCACCAACCAGGACCTGCCCAAGCTGGTCAACGAGAAGAAGTTTCGCCAAGACCTTTTCTATCGGTTGGATGTCGTCTCGGTGACCTTGCCGCCGCTGCGAGATCGCGGCAACGATATCTTGATTCTCGCTCAGCAGTTTCTCGATCAGTTCTCGAGAAAGGCCCACCGCGAGATCCCCATGTTTTCGACCGATGCCAAAGACCGCTTGCTGGCACACCCCTGGCCAGGCAACATTCGCGAGCTGCGAAACACAATGGAACGCATCGCGTTTCTCTGCGATCGAGAAATCATTACCTCGGAAGTGCTACCGCTGGAAACGGCCACAGGCCCACAAGTGCACCAGGTTTCTGCCCAGTTAGACCTATCGGCCGCCACCGACCGCTTTCAGGCCGACTTCATCAGCTATCACCTCCAGCGAACCGCCGGAAACATGGCCCAAGCGGCCAAAAACATGGGCGTCCACCGCTCGAACCTACACCGCAAAATGAAGCAGCTAGGGCTCTTAGAAGAAAACTAG
- a CDS encoding PDZ domain-containing protein encodes MKVRHWFMATLLATGVVAVPMMQVVTADEAPQAEAEAEAKQEKPSAKKYWLGVQLTPTPEILKKHVERLKDGGAMVAGVAPESPAEKAGLKAGDHVLKVNEVTIASPEQMVDLVRKNEAKPLTVRVLRGLEIESFTVEPEETPDNMLSAMPPVGVVPEEPKLAAQPDARFRFFGPGQVVPPQVRLGMMGEDLPQNLLIRVEKQGDGPANLHIERDGKSWDVTEESIDELPEDLRPVAKRYLAQGAGGNIIISGQDVPFVELQEMMKDMGRQGLPGDANFEQRMQQEMKQMHEMIRKMHQRMERIQGAPPAAEKPADNEV; translated from the coding sequence ATGAAAGTCCGACATTGGTTCATGGCCACGCTCTTGGCAACCGGCGTCGTCGCCGTACCAATGATGCAGGTCGTCACCGCCGATGAGGCACCTCAAGCGGAAGCAGAGGCCGAAGCCAAGCAGGAAAAGCCGTCCGCCAAAAAGTATTGGCTCGGCGTTCAATTGACGCCGACTCCGGAAATCTTGAAGAAGCATGTCGAGCGTCTCAAAGATGGCGGCGCGATGGTCGCCGGAGTGGCTCCGGAAAGCCCCGCCGAAAAGGCCGGACTGAAAGCAGGCGACCATGTACTGAAAGTGAATGAGGTAACGATCGCTTCGCCAGAGCAGATGGTCGACTTGGTACGCAAAAACGAAGCCAAGCCGCTGACGGTGCGTGTCCTGCGTGGCTTGGAAATCGAGTCCTTTACTGTTGAGCCGGAGGAAACCCCGGACAACATGTTATCGGCGATGCCACCGGTTGGCGTGGTTCCCGAGGAGCCGAAACTGGCAGCCCAGCCCGATGCTCGCTTTCGTTTCTTCGGCCCCGGTCAAGTCGTTCCACCTCAGGTGCGCTTAGGCATGATGGGAGAAGATCTGCCTCAGAACCTCTTGATTCGTGTCGAGAAACAGGGAGACGGTCCCGCCAACTTGCACATCGAACGCGACGGCAAGTCGTGGGACGTTACCGAAGAGAGCATCGACGAATTGCCTGAGGATCTGCGACCGGTCGCCAAGCGTTACCTGGCCCAGGGTGCCGGTGGCAATATCATCATCAGCGGACAGGACGTGCCGTTTGTCGAACTGCAAGAAATGATGAAGGACATGGGGCGACAAGGTCTGCCAGGTGATGCGAACTTTGAACAACGCATGCAACAAGAGATGAAGCAGATGCACGAAATGATCCGCAAGATGCACCAACGAATGGAACGCATTCAAGGGGCCCCACCAGCCGCTGAGAAGCCCGCCGATAACGAAGTGTGA
- a CDS encoding RNA polymerase sigma factor — protein MNPVELPGDNVKPEPAQLLQQHERWLRTALYARLRSPTEVDDVMQETVAAALENWQQIRDPSAVGPWLYKIAIRQALLYRRKQGRIRKLHDAAEQNLPPKINSEVNPLDWLLAEERNALVRQALNELPRRDAEILLLKYTEQWSYREISERLGVSTSAVEARLHRARQRMRERLVAREIVSTAT, from the coding sequence ATGAACCCCGTCGAGCTGCCAGGAGACAACGTGAAGCCCGAGCCCGCACAACTGCTACAGCAGCACGAGCGCTGGCTGAGAACTGCGCTGTATGCACGGCTTCGCAGTCCGACGGAGGTTGACGACGTGATGCAGGAGACGGTCGCCGCAGCGCTGGAAAACTGGCAGCAGATAAGGGACCCCAGCGCTGTGGGACCGTGGCTTTATAAGATTGCCATTCGTCAGGCTCTCTTGTATCGCCGCAAGCAAGGCCGAATCCGCAAGTTACACGATGCGGCTGAGCAAAATTTACCCCCGAAAATCAATTCCGAAGTAAACCCATTGGATTGGCTGCTTGCCGAAGAACGCAACGCGCTGGTCCGCCAAGCCTTGAACGAACTACCACGACGCGATGCCGAGATTCTATTGCTCAAGTACACCGAGCAGTGGAGCTATCGCGAGATCAGCGAGCGACTGGGCGTGAGTACCAGCGCCGTGGAAGCCAGACTTCATCGGGCTCGTCAAAGAATGCGCGAGCGACTGGTGGCCCGAGAGATTGTCTCGACGGCGACCTAA
- a CDS encoding aldose epimerase family protein, with protein MSVTASEFGQLPDGTTIAKYTVDNGNGVVMELINYGAIMTSVTTPDKNGQSASINVGFDNLESYLGGTPYFGATVGRYANRIAKGKFTLGGQEYTLATNNGPNTLHGGEKGFDKVVWAAKKIENEDAVGVQFDYTSADGEEGYPGNLKVTVRYTLTPDNTLVMDYTATTDAETVLNLTNHNYWNLAGAQSGKNYDHQLKLEATQYLPVDETLIPTGDMKSVKGTPMDFTTFKTIGKDIQQTGGDPIGYDHCYVLDDQTDKLALAATVKEPYSGRVMEVWTTQPGIQFYSGNFLDGSDGNAGLNQHEAFCLETQHFPDTPNQPNFPSATLKPGETFHETTVHKFSVEK; from the coding sequence ATGAGTGTGACCGCGAGCGAGTTCGGCCAATTGCCGGATGGAACCACAATAGCCAAGTACACGGTCGACAACGGCAACGGCGTCGTGATGGAGTTGATCAACTACGGCGCGATCATGACCAGCGTTACTACGCCGGATAAAAATGGTCAGTCCGCCAGCATCAACGTCGGTTTCGACAACCTGGAAAGCTACCTCGGCGGAACACCCTACTTTGGTGCGACCGTGGGCCGCTATGCCAATCGCATCGCTAAGGGCAAATTCACCCTCGGAGGCCAAGAGTACACCCTGGCCACCAACAACGGCCCCAATACTTTACACGGTGGTGAAAAAGGATTCGATAAGGTCGTGTGGGCCGCCAAGAAGATCGAAAACGAAGACGCCGTCGGTGTGCAGTTCGACTACACCAGCGCCGATGGCGAAGAAGGCTATCCCGGTAACTTGAAGGTCACCGTGAGATACACCCTCACCCCAGACAATACCCTGGTGATGGATTACACGGCCACAACCGACGCGGAAACGGTGCTGAACCTGACCAACCACAACTACTGGAACCTGGCCGGTGCCCAAAGCGGCAAGAACTACGACCACCAACTGAAGCTGGAAGCGACCCAATACTTGCCGGTCGACGAGACCCTGATCCCAACCGGCGACATGAAGTCGGTCAAAGGAACCCCGATGGACTTCACCACATTCAAGACCATCGGCAAAGACATCCAACAGACCGGCGGCGATCCGATCGGGTACGATCACTGCTATGTGCTCGACGATCAGACCGACAAGCTGGCACTCGCCGCCACGGTCAAGGAACCTTATTCCGGCCGCGTGATGGAAGTTTGGACCACCCAACCAGGCATCCAGTTCTATAGCGGTAATTTCCTCGATGGTAGCGACGGCAACGCGGGGCTGAACCAGCACGAAGCGTTTTGTCTCGAAACGCAGCACTTCCCCGACACCCCGAACCAACCCAACTTCCCCTCGGCCACACTCAAGCCAGGCGAAACGTTCCACGAGACGACGGTTCACAAGTTCTCCGTCGAAAAGTAA
- a CDS encoding serine/threonine protein kinase — protein MNQPDTKVVLKIAAEARRRHGAAREAFLEDTCGTDQVLRKLVEDKIRPKPAGTLVPDQVNISSTLSAEPPSKHSLHPRPGLTARYLPGTSVLVRVWASRLYRTIAIVSVLVLIILLGIGSRYLVFNELRKIREQEFTALLAADVQALTSWIETRKEHVSVVAKDEDVREAILTLVNQKRKLRDDYSASAVQEQLQFFQQRFPKFTRPVSDVKQFIEANEPITFDQRQEPLQDHPGLIPDEGVYLVADAAGTVLAATEEKAINQTLVGSRRLQIFSDVFQNKAGFIPPMRPEQEMTIPGTRPDVAFTWVYQPIYDDFNVPSAILCFGYFSIGNFTKSLISARTGETGEAYAFDANGLMLTESRFTKDLWRMGILPEGEPSRANLILRPPHAQQHPNPENHPRFTRLIGEAIADHANGIKSDVMMTPYPDYRGRQAVGAWQWIDEYNFGVAYETESQEAFRPFTYISYAQYALLLLIAGFAGLAYYAATSLVQMRRTIGEHTVVGAYELLRKIGEGGMGQVYLARHQMLKRPTAVKLMRPEQTDASLLKRFEREVQLSSRLKHPNTVEIYDYGKTPDDLFYYAMEYLDGITLEVLVRQYGWQPVSRTLWVMRQVAASLREAHESGLIHRDIKPLNIMLCRAGGEYDVAKVLDFGLVKNLSADPGATIVTTTTEISGTPMYIPPERVKNPTQADPRVDIYALGATVFFMLTGQTIFSAASAVDVLVQIVTKPIPSVKEASDRIIPDALQDLISRCLAKDPKDRPQTVEEVLKEVEKLMDDFPWTQQEAEDWWEHNIPVDELFEMAIREPEDRPAL, from the coding sequence ATGAATCAGCCTGATACCAAAGTTGTTTTGAAGATCGCCGCCGAGGCTCGGCGGCGGCATGGCGCTGCCCGAGAAGCGTTTCTGGAAGACACGTGCGGTACCGATCAGGTCCTGCGTAAGTTGGTCGAAGACAAGATCCGCCCTAAGCCGGCAGGCACCTTGGTTCCCGACCAAGTCAACATCAGCTCGACCCTCTCTGCCGAGCCTCCCTCGAAGCATTCGCTTCACCCCAGACCAGGCCTGACAGCACGCTACTTGCCCGGCACAAGCGTGCTAGTGCGTGTTTGGGCATCGCGACTTTATCGCACGATCGCTATCGTGAGCGTCCTCGTGCTGATCATCTTGCTGGGGATCGGTTCGCGTTATCTCGTTTTTAACGAACTACGCAAGATCCGCGAGCAAGAGTTCACCGCCCTGCTGGCCGCGGATGTTCAGGCCCTGACCTCCTGGATCGAAACTCGCAAAGAGCATGTTTCGGTCGTCGCCAAAGACGAAGACGTTCGCGAGGCGATCTTGACGCTGGTCAATCAAAAGCGAAAGCTGCGAGACGACTACTCGGCCAGCGCTGTCCAAGAACAGCTTCAATTCTTTCAACAACGATTCCCGAAGTTCACACGTCCCGTCAGCGACGTCAAGCAATTCATCGAAGCAAACGAGCCGATTACATTCGACCAGCGGCAAGAGCCCCTTCAAGATCACCCCGGCCTGATTCCCGATGAAGGGGTGTACCTCGTTGCCGACGCAGCCGGAACCGTTCTGGCAGCGACGGAAGAAAAGGCGATTAACCAAACCTTGGTGGGCAGTCGTCGGCTGCAAATCTTTTCAGATGTCTTTCAAAACAAAGCCGGCTTCATTCCGCCGATGCGTCCAGAACAGGAAATGACCATCCCTGGCACGCGTCCTGATGTGGCATTCACGTGGGTTTACCAGCCGATCTACGACGACTTCAATGTGCCGTCGGCGATTCTCTGCTTCGGCTATTTTTCGATTGGCAACTTTACGAAGTCGCTCATTTCTGCCCGAACCGGCGAGACCGGCGAAGCGTATGCGTTCGATGCTAACGGTCTGATGTTGACCGAGAGCCGGTTTACCAAAGATCTCTGGCGGATGGGAATCTTGCCGGAAGGAGAGCCATCGCGGGCCAATCTCATTCTCCGCCCGCCCCATGCTCAGCAGCACCCTAATCCCGAAAACCACCCTCGATTCACGCGATTAATTGGCGAGGCAATCGCCGACCATGCGAACGGCATCAAGTCGGATGTCATGATGACCCCGTACCCCGACTACCGAGGGCGTCAGGCGGTCGGTGCCTGGCAGTGGATCGATGAATACAACTTTGGCGTCGCCTACGAAACCGAATCGCAGGAAGCGTTCCGCCCCTTCACTTACATTTCTTATGCCCAGTACGCATTACTGCTTTTGATCGCCGGGTTTGCCGGACTCGCCTATTACGCCGCAACCTCGCTCGTTCAAATGCGTCGCACCATTGGCGAGCACACCGTCGTCGGTGCCTATGAGCTGCTGCGAAAGATTGGTGAAGGAGGCATGGGTCAGGTTTATCTCGCGCGTCATCAAATGCTCAAGCGACCAACCGCCGTGAAGCTGATGCGGCCTGAGCAAACGGATGCCTCTTTGCTCAAACGGTTCGAGCGAGAAGTTCAGCTCTCGAGCCGCCTGAAGCATCCCAATACGGTCGAGATCTACGACTATGGCAAGACGCCGGACGACCTCTTCTACTACGCGATGGAATACCTGGACGGCATCACTCTTGAAGTCCTCGTGCGGCAATATGGCTGGCAGCCGGTATCGCGTACGTTGTGGGTGATGCGGCAAGTGGCTGCCTCGCTTCGTGAAGCCCACGAGAGCGGCCTCATTCATCGCGACATCAAGCCGCTTAACATCATGCTTTGCCGCGCCGGCGGCGAGTACGACGTCGCGAAGGTCCTAGACTTCGGCCTGGTGAAAAACCTTTCGGCCGATCCCGGTGCCACCATCGTGACCACCACGACCGAGATCAGCGGAACGCCGATGTATATTCCGCCCGAGCGTGTCAAAAACCCGACCCAGGCCGATCCCCGCGTCGATATTTATGCCCTCGGTGCGACCGTCTTCTTCATGCTCACCGGGCAGACCATCTTCAGCGCTGCCAGCGCGGTGGATGTCTTGGTGCAGATAGTCACCAAACCAATCCCCTCGGTGAAAGAGGCTTCCGACCGCATCATTCCCGATGCCCTGCAAGACCTCATCTCACGCTGCCTGGCCAAGGATCCGAAGGATCGTCCTCAGACAGTCGAAGAAGTGCTTAAGGAAGTCGAAAAGCTGATGGACGACTTCCCCTGGACCCAACAAGAGGCCGAAGACTGGTGGGAACACAACATCCCGGTCGACGAGCTCTTTGAAATGGCGATCCGCGAACCAGAAGATAGGCCCGCGCTGTAA
- a CDS encoding SufE family protein — MNEPPTLTAEELIDDFEFAETKEERLKLIIELGRELPDLPDELRRDEFKVQGCQSQVWLVPKVVEADGQATKIVFQADSDAHIVKGLVGILVMLLSGKSPQEILDFDLRGLFDTLKLENHLVPARSNGLHSMVRKIHEIAVSVR; from the coding sequence TTGAACGAACCGCCAACACTGACCGCGGAAGAATTGATCGACGACTTCGAGTTCGCTGAAACCAAAGAGGAGCGGCTGAAGTTGATTATCGAGTTGGGACGTGAGCTTCCCGATTTGCCAGATGAATTGCGTCGCGACGAATTCAAAGTGCAGGGATGCCAGAGCCAGGTTTGGCTGGTTCCCAAGGTTGTTGAAGCCGATGGTCAGGCCACGAAGATTGTCTTTCAAGCCGATAGCGACGCCCATATCGTGAAAGGTTTGGTGGGCATCCTGGTGATGTTGCTTTCCGGCAAGAGCCCGCAAGAGATTCTCGATTTCGATCTGCGGGGCCTGTTCGATACGTTGAAGCTTGAGAATCACCTGGTGCCGGCGCGATCGAACGGTCTGCATTCGATGGTGCGTAAGATCCACGAGATCGCCGTCAGTGTTCGCTAG
- a CDS encoding thioredoxin family protein yields MPLDWPTLFSSGKSYVDFLAKYANENQQTRWNAKRETLSLSEAQKTLLASFTREMHVLCLAGAWCGDCVDQCPMFQVIEEASPHITVRYIDRDDAPDDLKEAIKVCGGNRVPVTVFLNEDDQVTGMYGDRTLVKYRQMVEKLGGAACSTGISLGTAGQMDPLTSSVLAEWIDQFERHQWICRTSTRLREKHGD; encoded by the coding sequence ATGCCCTTAGACTGGCCTACCCTGTTTTCCTCTGGCAAATCGTACGTTGACTTCCTGGCAAAGTATGCCAACGAGAATCAGCAAACGCGTTGGAATGCTAAACGCGAGACGCTGTCCCTCAGTGAAGCCCAAAAGACCTTGCTGGCAAGCTTCACTCGCGAGATGCACGTCCTTTGCCTGGCTGGGGCCTGGTGTGGTGATTGTGTCGATCAGTGTCCGATGTTTCAGGTAATTGAAGAGGCATCCCCCCACATCACGGTTCGCTATATTGATCGGGATGATGCCCCCGATGATTTGAAAGAAGCAATCAAAGTGTGCGGCGGAAATCGTGTTCCGGTCACCGTCTTTTTGAACGAAGATGATCAAGTGACCGGCATGTACGGTGATCGCACCCTGGTCAAATACCGTCAGATGGTCGAGAAGCTAGGAGGAGCCGCGTGCAGCACCGGCATCTCGCTGGGGACCGCCGGGCAAATGGATCCCCTGACTAGTAGCGTGTTGGCCGAGTGGATCGATCAATTCGAACGCCATCAATGGATTTGTCGCACGTCGACCCGTCTTCGAGAAAAGCACGGCGACTAG
- a CDS encoding P-II family nitrogen regulator — protein MKKIEAVVRHHKLDEIKEALVTKGFGGMTATEVQGFGRQKGQTETYRGAEYSIDFVPKIKIEIVCTDEQCQEIVDTIIQKAQSGQIGDGKIFISELTDAIRIRTAETGSSAI, from the coding sequence ATGAAGAAGATTGAAGCCGTCGTCCGTCACCACAAGTTGGACGAAATCAAAGAAGCCCTGGTTACTAAAGGGTTTGGTGGCATGACCGCAACGGAAGTCCAGGGATTTGGACGTCAAAAGGGACAGACGGAGACCTATCGCGGTGCGGAGTACTCGATCGATTTCGTTCCTAAAATCAAAATCGAAATCGTCTGCACCGACGAGCAGTGCCAGGAAATCGTCGACACCATCATTCAAAAAGCTCAGTCGGGTCAGATCGGCGATGGAAAAATCTTCATCTCCGAACTCACCGACGCTATCCGTATTCGTACGGCAGAAACCGGATCGTCCGCGATTTAG
- a CDS encoding GlsB/YeaQ/YmgE family stress response membrane protein has translation MGDEALQVSEHFEAWANLFLTWVGFGTLTGLFAKAIMPGRDPGGPIATLAMGIGGSVIGCGMLSLFFEGYKVSPLSPMGFAVATGGAFTILFFYRLLSGHVIDESQPASPRRMRLYSNRRRSSRSTADHY, from the coding sequence ATGGGTGACGAGGCATTACAGGTATCCGAGCATTTTGAAGCGTGGGCCAATCTGTTTCTGACTTGGGTAGGTTTCGGTACGCTGACAGGGTTGTTTGCCAAAGCGATTATGCCAGGCCGAGATCCTGGTGGGCCGATTGCTACGTTAGCGATGGGAATTGGCGGCTCGGTAATTGGTTGCGGAATGCTGTCGCTCTTTTTTGAAGGCTACAAAGTCTCGCCGCTAAGTCCGATGGGATTCGCCGTTGCCACCGGCGGGGCCTTTACGATCTTGTTCTTCTATCGATTGCTATCAGGGCATGTGATTGATGAAAGCCAGCCGGCTTCACCGCGGCGGATGCGTCTGTATTCAAATCGTCGCCGATCGAGTCGCTCGACTGCCGATCACTACTAA